The genomic segment TCTCCTGGACGTTGGACAACGTCTTCTCGAACAACGAATCATCCGGCATGATGACCACCACCGGAACCGACGCCTCCAGCAGGGCGATGGGGCCGTGTTTCATCTCCCCTGCGGCGTAGGCCTCAGCATGAATGTAGGATATCTCCTTGAGTTTCAACGCACCCTCCAAAGCCACGGGGAACGACACCCCCCGTCCAAGAAACAAGAAGTCCTTCACATCGGCATATCGACTGGCTATCTCCTGAATCACGGCTGCCTGTTCGAGGGATGCCTCTACCTTGTACGGCAGGGACACCAGTTCCCTGACGATACGACCTTCGTCAGCCTCAGGAAGAGTTCCCCTGAGTTTGGCCAGGTACAGCCCCAGAAGATATAACACCGTCACCTGCCCTAAGAAAGTTTTTGTAGCGGCCACACCGATCTCAGGACCGGCCTCGAGCAAGAGAACATCGTCCACCTCTCGAGCGATGGAGGAGAGGCCGTTGTTCGTCACCGCCAGACATCGAGCCCCCTTGCTTTTGACGAATCGCTCCGCCGACAGGGTATCTATGGTCTCGCCCGACTGAGAGACGAGGACAGCCAAGGTCTCCTCTCCGGCAGGAATAGCCCGATATCGATATTCCGAAGCGATTTCCACTCGGACGTCCAAATCAGTGAATCTCTCGATAAGCCGCTCCGCTACCTGAGCAGCGTATAAGGAACTTCCACAGGCTACCAGATGAAGCCTTCGAAGGGACCGGGCCCATTTGGGGGTCCAGTCGAGTTCATGAGAGAGATCTACCCGATCACCCTCGGTCCGTCTCTGAAGAGATCGACGCAGGACGGCCCCCTGCTCGTTGATCTCCTTGAGCATGAAATGGGGATAGCCCCCCTTATCGACCATGGAGAGATCCCAATCGACCTGGAGGGACTCTTTCGAGATATCCCGCCCCTTCTCGTCCCAGAAGACAACGCCCTCCCTGGAGAGACAGGCCATCTCTCCTTCCCCCATATAGACGATCCGACGAGTGTACGGGAGGACTGCCGGAACGTCAGAGGCGCAGAGAAACTCGCCATCTCCGAACGCCACAATCAGAGGAGAGCCCTTTCGAAGACAGTAGAGGTGTTCCCTGTCATCGGTGAAGATCACAGCCAAGGCGAACGCACCGCTGAGACGCTCAGAGAGCTCGACCAGAGCCTGCTTGGGATCGCCACGATACAGCCGGGCCAGAAGCTGGGCGATGACCTCAGTATCCGTCTCAGATACGAAAGTGACGCCTTCTCGAAGAAGTTCGTCTCTAATATCCAGATAGTTCTCAGCGATACCGTTATGGACTAAAACGACCGAGTTGCCCTCATCCCTGTGGGGATGTGCGTTCTCCACGGTCACCCCACCATGGGTAGCCCATCGGGTATGTCCCAACCCCACGGTTCCCTTCAAAGGAGATCGATTGACCGCCTGAAGCAAATCGGCCACCTTGCCGACCTCTCGAACCACCTGAACCCCGTCCTTACCGACGACAGCCATTCCTGCCGAGTCATACCCCCGATACTCTAACCGGGCAAGCCCTTCTAAAATCACCTGGGAAACGTCCCGGTGACCGATATATCCTACAATTCCGCACATGGGAGTCATCCCATCCTTCCGTCATTGGGGAAAATCCAAGGCTCTTTGTCCCGTCGGTCACCCAACAGTTTTGTGGCCTGGGTTCTGGGAGGTTTCCCGCCCCCCTGGAGGCATCCGCCGATATATCGATCATCCTCCACCCTCGTCAACTGAGATGTTACCCCAGTCCAGGCGCTTCCATCAACCGCTTTGCAGCCTCAATGTCACCTCCCTTCACGAAGGGACGGTCCTCATCAAAGTGCCGTCTCAAGTATCAATTGCTCAAGATCACGAGAGAGGGTCTCCATCCGAAGAGAGTCCTCACATTCCACCAGAAGGCGAATCAGCGGCTCAGTTCCCGAGGGACGGAGAAAGATCCGCCCTGAAGAGCCAAGCGCTCTATCCTCAGCCTCCACGACCTGCGAGATTCTTTCGGAGCTCATAACTGACGCCCTGTTTTGAACCGGGATATTCGTCAGTTTCTGAGGAAAACGACCAAATCGGTCAACCAACGAGTCCACATCCTCGCCGAGATCACGACACGCCTGAAGAAAGAGAAAACCGGTACACAGTCCATCTCCCGTTTTGGTGAAGGGGTGGACAATGACGTGTCCCGATTGCTCCCCTCCAAGATGAGCTCCCCGCTCTTTCATGGTCTGAAGAACATATCTGTCTCCCACAGAGCACCGATAGACGGAGATAGACTCGTCCTGCAAGCGACGTTCCAGGGCAAGATTGCTCATGACCGTCGCCACGACACCCTCACCAAGGCGTCCCTGAGAATGAAGCCACCGAGCCAGCACCCAGAGCATGATGTCCCCGTCCAGCACACGCCCCTGGCTGTCGGACAACAGGACCCGATCAGCATCTCCATCGTAAGCGATACCTAAACGGTATCCCTCAGACCTGACCGCAGAACACAAGGTATCCATAACCATGACGCCACACTTCTCGTTGATATTCAAACCATCAGGAGATGCCCCTAGAATGGAGGCTCTTTCGAAACCACAGGACCTCAGGATCTCCGGAATCACCGAAGCAGCAGCACCATGAGCACAATCAAAGAGAATTCGAAGGTCACGATCACATTTTTCTCCAACGGAAGTCACGTGAGAAGCGTATTGGTTATTGAAGTCGGACTCCATATATTGGATGGACCCCACTGAGGCTCCAGAAGGCCGCCAATCGTCGATCAGATTGTCACCCAGATACTCCTCAATAGCCAGTTCGTCCTGGTCTGAGAGCTTACACCCCGCCCCATCCAGAAATTTGATTCCGTTGTACTCGGCCGGGTTATGAGACGCGCTGATAACAGCGCCCCCCTGAGCATTTAAGGCCTCAACACCATAGCTCACCGCCGGGGTCGGCATCACCCCCACGCACAGTACGTCAGCACCGGCAGAGGTCATTCCCGCCACAAGAGCAGACTGAAGCATGGGGCCCGACTTTCGAGTGTCCCGTCCCACAACGATTCGAGGTCGGGGAACTCCCCGCTCAGTCAGGAAAAGAACGTAGGCTCTTCCAAGACGCAAAGCCATCTCGGGCGTCATCGCTCCTCGATTGGCCACATCTCTCACCCCGTCAGTACCGAAAAGACAGCGTCGCCGTACTCCATCGTCACCCATGTTTCCATCGCCCTCCTTCACTGAACCTTCGCCTTCACCGTCACCCGCTCGGGTTTGACTGAGACGATGGACAGATTTCTTTCGTTCACGTCGATAGTCACAGGAACCCTAAGCTGCCGAGATATGATATTCGTCACGTCCACATATACGGAAAAGGGCGGATCATTCTCGATAGCACCCACAGCAGCAACCGAGCCCTGTATCCGAACATCTACCGCTTGAGGCAGGACCTCCCAACCTGGATAGACGCTCCGTCCTCGAATCTCCACGGGAACTCTGGAGAAGAGCCGCGAGGACATCTTAGGCTTTAACAACACCTTCACGGATATCGACGTCTCGCCCAGAAGATGCAAATTTTTGTCGACAAGGGGACGAAGAGGAACGATCATGGATCGATCCTGATCGAAACCAGAGATATCGATAGCGTCGGTCTCCAGCTGTCCCAAATTCTGCAGGGACTTCTCTGGTCCCTCCACCTCCACAAAGGACGGGGAAACCACCAGACGATCCACCTGATAATTGACATCAGGTACACCGGAAAGAGGGACTTCCACAGGAAGCGACGCTCGGGGCTGCCCTTTTCGAAGAATGGCCGTCAAAGCCACCGTCTCTGGATGAACCGTCAAAGCAGCGTTTACCCCCTCAGGATGAACGAGTTTCAGGAGAAGGTCTCTTGTCTCCCCCCGCTGAAGCTCCTCCAAAGTGGGCTGCACCAGGACATCGGTGACCTCGGAAATAGCGTCCTCGGGCCCCTTAATCGTCACGTCCTTCGGATCCAGCTCCACACTATCCATAAGCAGCCCTGGCGGCAGCCCATCGACCACGGAGACATGTACTGGAAGGACCTTCTCAGCATAGCGAACCAAGGACACCTCCAAGTTGAGGGGATTTACATGGGTCAGAGTACTCCTGCCAGGCAGGTTGACCTTCACGGGAAGTCGATACTTGCCAGGTCCGAGCCCTTGAACATCCACCTCACAGAGGATATTCTGAGGAGTCAATTCCGCTACGACGTCTCGAGGTCCCTGGATTCCCACGTCAACAGTGCGCCGATCCACGTTTAACGTCAGCTCGGACGAGATGCTCCGAAACTGAACGTCACAGGACATCTCTTTCTCCATATCAGCACCAAAATCTCCGTTGACATAGCCCCACAAAAAGAAAGCGATACACACCGAGATACACTTGAGGAAGGTCTTGGACCCCACGAACTTATCAAGCTCCTTGAAAAACGACACAGCGTTCCCTCCTCACTATCCTAGAGAGCGGATCTCTTCTCGCAAGGTCTCCAAAAAGGATTGCTGCTCCGTATCCTCTCCGGAGAAATAGTGTACCAGCAATCTGTGTACCTGATCGTCCTTTACGTTTCGAGAAAGATGGCCATTCGTAGCCACGGACACCTCTCCTCGCTCCTCTGAGACGATGATGGAGACGGCATCCGAGACCTCTGTCACCCCGATCCCCGCCCGATGTCGGGTACCGATCCACCGAGACAGGTCGCTGTTTTCCGTCAGGGGCAGATAACACCCGGCAGCGATGACTCGTGATTGATCCAAAATAACGGCACCGTCATGAAGTGGGTTGTTTTCCCAAAAGAGGGATATCAAAAGCTCCTGACTGATAGCTGCATCTAAAAACACAGCCGTCCGCCAGAAGTCCTTAAGACCGGTCTCCCGCTTAAAAACCAACAACGCTCCGATCTTATGGCTCTTCAGGTAGGCTAAAGCCTTAGAGATCTCATCGGAGATGGATTCGGCCCGCTTTTGGGCCTTACGCCTCTTCCATATGTTGCCCCGCCCCAACTCCTCCAATATTTTCCGAACTTCGGGCTGAAAAACGATGGGTATGGCTATCACCATGATTCCCAGCAACTGCCCCATGAACCATGAGATCGTGGTCAAATCCAACAACCGGGCAACTGAAGCCAGGAGACCGATAACTAAAAGCCCCTTCACCAGCTGCATGGCTCGGGTTCCGTAGAGGAGCGAAAGCAATCGGTAGATGACGAAGGATATAACAAGAATATCCACCACGTCCTGCCACCTGATAAGTGTGATGATCTTCGTCATAAAACCCCTCTCTCATGTATGTCGATCCGAGACGAGAGTCCTCGCTCCCCTAGAATTCAATTACTCTGTAGACGAAACCGCCGAAGATACCCGAGACGGTCCAGATTCCGGATCATACGAGCCGAAGCGCCCCAGATCGTGAGGGATGCCTCCAGGGAGTATTCGGGATACTCGTAGGATACTCCTCGAACCTCTCCTGCTCGGATAGGAGGAGAAGAAGAAAGCTTTCGGGGCTCCACCAGAATAAGCTGCTCGACCTCCGAGGGATTGGGATGCAGGTCTCGAATATCCACAGCAGTCAATATCTGCACAACAAGGGGAAACACTCGAAAACGACTCACCCAGACATCCTCCAGTGGCAAGGCCCCCAAGTAAAGTAAAGACGCACTATGGAGCGCAACCTCCTCCCACGCTTCTCGACAGGCGGTATCCCAGGGGGATCGGTCTTGAGGCTCCACTCCACCGCCGGGAAAGGAGATCTGTCCTCCGTGAGCTCTCATGGTCTGGGGGCGAAGAATCATGACGATACGAGCCCCTTGTTCGGTCTCGACAATGGGGATCAGGACCGCCCCCCATCGAACCGAGTTGTCCTGCAGGAAAAAGTTCCAAGAAGAAAATGGAGACCTATTCTCCAAGGTTCACCGTCCCCTCGTACACCAATCCTTTACCGCTATCCATCGTGACGATGGCCCCGGTCTTCAGCATATCCATACACCCTTTGGCGCTCACTATACAGGGAAGTCCCAGCTCCAGGGCCACGATTGCCGATGGCGACGTGAGCCCCCCCTCCTCCACGATCAGGGCCCCAGCCCGTTTCAGAGCCTGAAGGTACTGGCCGTCGGCGGCCGGGGTGACCAGGATGTCACCGTCATCGATGGCCTGGGCCTCCTGAGCGTCCATCGCCCGAAATACCCGTCCAGCCAAGACCTTGGGGATCAGTGGCAATCCCCTCAAAACAATACGAGCGATGGTGTGGACCCGAACCATGTTCGTGGTACCCGGAACGTCCAGAGGCATACCGGCAGTGATGACCACCAGATCGCCCTCGGAGACAAGTCCCCGTTGCAACGCAGAGGTCACAGCGCCCTCTACGGCGCGATTTTCGTCGTCGTCGGAACTTTTGTATAAAGGCACGACTCCCCAGCTCAGAGACAACTCCCTCTGGGTTTTATCCGACGGCGTCGTAGCCACCACAGGACACTTGGGACGATATTTGCTCACCATCCGAGCTGTGATACCGCTTCGGGTCAGTGAGATTATGGCTTTTGCCCCCGTTTTTTCGGCAATTTCAACCGCCGCCATACTCACAGCATCAGGAACGCTGTTAGGCACCGAGGGAACCTGGAATGGACGCTGCCACCGACGAAGCTCCGCTTCAGCCTTGACGATGATCCGAGCCATGGTCTGAACCGACTGTACTGGGTATTTTCCCGCAGCGGTTTCCCCGGAGAGCATAACCACGTCGGCCCCATCCAGTACCGCATTGGCCACGTCACTGGCTTCGGCTCTGGTTGGCCGAGGATTTCGAATCATGGAGTCCAGCATCTGAGTCGCCACGATCACGGGTTTCCCCTGAGAACGGCAAATGTCGATAATTCGTTTCTGAACCAGGGGTACGTCCTCCGTGGGGATCTCCACCCCCAAATCACCCCGGGCGATCATCATGCCGTCGACCACTTTGGCAATCGTCTCAATATTAGCCACAGCCTGATGAGTTTCGACCTTGGCGATCAACTTAATATCCCCACCAGCGTCCTCAATCACCTTACGGACAGCCAGAACATCCTGACGGTCCCGAACAAAGGAGATCGCCACGAAATCCACGTCGTGTCGAACACCCCACAATATATCCTCACGATCCTTCTCCGACATTACCGAAAACGAAAAATCAGCACCAGGGACGTTGATTCCCTTGCGATTTCCCAGATCACCTCCCACCAACACGTCACAGAGGACCTGGTCGTCGGTGATGGAGCAAACCCGCAGGTGAAGTGTGCCATCGTCCACGAAGATGTCCTGCCCAACCCGTACTTCCTCCCCCAGAAGACCATAGTTCACCCACACTCCCGAGGAATCTCCCAGGGCATCGTCCTTCAGGCGAAGAGCAAAGGTCTCACCGGAGGTCAGCTGCACCAAGTCGCCCTCGACAAGACCAGTTCGAATCTCAGGGCCCTTGGTGTCCAACATAACGGGCACAGGAGCACCGTAGACGTCGGTCAGGCTGCGAAGCAGGGCCAGACGACCAGAGTGCTCCTCGTGACTCCCATGACTGAAGTTCAATCGAGCCACGGTCATACCAGATTGAATCATCTTGACCAACGTTTCTTTGTCGGAGCTAGCGGGCCCCAACGTACAGATGATTTTCACTTTCTGTTGTGTCATTTCGTCCTCGCCCCCCCTCCTTCTCGTCTATCGACATCGAAACTCCGAAATCCACAGGGACCAATTGTTCCAAAGCTTTCCTGAGCTCAGGACCTGGGGTCACACGAACTCCCTCTATAGCGACACAGACCCGTTCGTGTTCTCCCTCCACAGTCAGAAGGACCTCATGAGATCCTGGGTGCCCCTTGAGCGATCGAAGAAATTCCCGGAAAAAGGGCGCTCCCTGAAAAAGTTCCTCCCGCAAAATAATCTCTACGTATCGAGATACCCCTTCCAGAGCTCCGTCCAGGGGGATGAGGTTGTTAATCGCCACGTTACCTCGATCCTGCTGAACAGTACCACGAACCAGGTATGGAGCTCCAGATCTCAACATGGGTTTCAGGTCAAGCCAGGGCGTACCGTTTCTGGGCTTGGGGTAGCAGACAGCTTCAACCTCTCCAGAACAATCTTCAAACCGAAGGATACCCATAGGGATCCCTTTTTTTGTGTATTTTTCAGCCCACCCGACGAGCAATCCAGAAAAACAAGGGGTCATCCTCTCGCTCTGCCAAAGCTCCAGATCGGGGATGGCACAGTTGACATACTGAGCTGCATCGGCCTCAAAACGCTCGAATGGATGGCCCGAGATGTACATGCCGAGAGCGTTTTTCTCCTTTTCCAGCTTTTCCGAGAATCCATAATCCTCGGTCTGGACCATGTCGGGATGGACAGGTATATCCGCCTCGTCAAAAAGAGAACACTGGTTGACGTCACTCCCCCGCTTAAGCGCATACTCCATCATTGTCGGGAAGGAGTCGATAAGCTGTTTCCGGTTGGAGGAGATCGAATCGAAAGCCCCGGCCCCGATGAGGTTTTCCATAACGCCCTTATTGAGACATCGAACATCGACCCTATCGAGGAAATCCCAGAGACTCTCGAAGGGGCCTCCCTCATCCCGGGCTTTCAGGATAGCCTCCACGGCACCGGAACCGACCTTTCCTACGGCTTCTAAACCGAAGCGAATCACGTCGCCTGCGGCGGTGAAAGCTGATCGAGATTGGTTCACGTCCGGGGGAAGTACCGGTATACCTGACTTTCGAACATCGCGAACATAACTGGCCATGACGTCCTTCTTGGCACCGATCTGGCTTGTGAGATAGGCTGCCATAAACTCCCGATCATGG from the Dethiosulfovibrio peptidovorans genome contains:
- the glmM gene encoding phosphoglucosamine mutase; translated protein: MGDDGVRRRCLFGTDGVRDVANRGAMTPEMALRLGRAYVLFLTERGVPRPRIVVGRDTRKSGPMLQSALVAGMTSAGADVLCVGVMPTPAVSYGVEALNAQGGAVISASHNPAEYNGIKFLDGAGCKLSDQDELAIEEYLGDNLIDDWRPSGASVGSIQYMESDFNNQYASHVTSVGEKCDRDLRILFDCAHGAAASVIPEILRSCGFERASILGASPDGLNINEKCGVMVMDTLCSAVRSEGYRLGIAYDGDADRVLLSDSQGRVLDGDIMLWVLARWLHSQGRLGEGVVATVMSNLALERRLQDESISVYRCSVGDRYVLQTMKERGAHLGGEQSGHVIVHPFTKTGDGLCTGFLFLQACRDLGEDVDSLVDRFGRFPQKLTNIPVQNRASVMSSERISQVVEAEDRALGSSGRIFLRPSGTEPLIRLLVECEDSLRMETLSRDLEQLILETAL
- the pyk gene encoding pyruvate kinase; the encoded protein is MTQQKVKIICTLGPASSDKETLVKMIQSGMTVARLNFSHGSHEEHSGRLALLRSLTDVYGAPVPVMLDTKGPEIRTGLVEGDLVQLTSGETFALRLKDDALGDSSGVWVNYGLLGEEVRVGQDIFVDDGTLHLRVCSITDDQVLCDVLVGGDLGNRKGINVPGADFSFSVMSEKDREDILWGVRHDVDFVAISFVRDRQDVLAVRKVIEDAGGDIKLIAKVETHQAVANIETIAKVVDGMMIARGDLGVEIPTEDVPLVQKRIIDICRSQGKPVIVATQMLDSMIRNPRPTRAEASDVANAVLDGADVVMLSGETAAGKYPVQSVQTMARIIVKAEAELRRWQRPFQVPSVPNSVPDAVSMAAVEIAEKTGAKAIISLTRSGITARMVSKYRPKCPVVATTPSDKTQRELSLSWGVVPLYKSSDDDENRAVEGAVTSALQRGLVSEGDLVVITAGMPLDVPGTTNMVRVHTIARIVLRGLPLIPKVLAGRVFRAMDAQEAQAIDDGDILVTPAADGQYLQALKRAGALIVEEGGLTSPSAIVALELGLPCIVSAKGCMDMLKTGAIVTMDSGKGLVYEGTVNLGE
- the glmS gene encoding glutamine--fructose-6-phosphate transaminase (isomerizing), which encodes MCGIVGYIGHRDVSQVILEGLARLEYRGYDSAGMAVVGKDGVQVVREVGKVADLLQAVNRSPLKGTVGLGHTRWATHGGVTVENAHPHRDEGNSVVLVHNGIAENYLDIRDELLREGVTFVSETDTEVIAQLLARLYRGDPKQALVELSERLSGAFALAVIFTDDREHLYCLRKGSPLIVAFGDGEFLCASDVPAVLPYTRRIVYMGEGEMACLSREGVVFWDEKGRDISKESLQVDWDLSMVDKGGYPHFMLKEINEQGAVLRRSLQRRTEGDRVDLSHELDWTPKWARSLRRLHLVACGSSLYAAQVAERLIERFTDLDVRVEIASEYRYRAIPAGEETLAVLVSQSGETIDTLSAERFVKSKGARCLAVTNNGLSSIAREVDDVLLLEAGPEIGVAATKTFLGQVTVLYLLGLYLAKLRGTLPEADEGRIVRELVSLPYKVEASLEQAAVIQEIASRYADVKDFLFLGRGVSFPVALEGALKLKEISYIHAEAYAAGEMKHGPIALLEASVPVVVIMPDDSLFEKTLSNVQETKARHAPVIAVASRGRDVLLDQVQDVIWVPQTEPELSPFLTVVPLQLFAYYVALARGREIDQPRNLAKSVTVE
- a CDS encoding TIGR00159 family protein produces the protein MTKIITLIRWQDVVDILVISFVIYRLLSLLYGTRAMQLVKGLLVIGLLASVARLLDLTTISWFMGQLLGIMVIAIPIVFQPEVRKILEELGRGNIWKRRKAQKRAESISDEISKALAYLKSHKIGALLVFKRETGLKDFWRTAVFLDAAISQELLISLFWENNPLHDGAVILDQSRVIAAGCYLPLTENSDLSRWIGTRHRAGIGVTEVSDAVSIIVSEERGEVSVATNGHLSRNVKDDQVHRLLVHYFSGEDTEQQSFLETLREEIRSLG